From the Paenibacillus tianjinensis genome, the window TAACCTAAGGAAGCAGCCATCACAGGATGGCTGCTTTTTATTGTGACGTAGGGCCGGTACGTAAAGAATAGCCCAAACCATTTCCAGGCATACTAGCCTAATCCATTCTTGCGGCGTGGCTGCTGGCTTTAATACCCGCTGCGTGTAGGGAAAATACGTTCAACCATGGTGCCGAATTCCTTAGCAAAGCCTTTTAACGGATGGCCTGCACGGAACTCTTGAGCATAATAATCTGCCCGTTCCACAAAGTCAGGATTAGCCGAAACGTAGACATTCCTGATGCCCGTGTTTTGCTTTCTTACTACGGAAGCGATTCTATCCTTCATATCCGTAGTCAGGTCATTGTTATCATTCATCTGATAGCTGTTATTTGGAGCGACACTGCGCGTGCCGATCCCGGTTCCCATACTATCATCGATATCCCGCTTCATACGGGTTCCATCGGTATAATTGCTGCCGGATAGTATACCATTTCCGCCGTTGCCCGGATAGGCTCCCGGATTCGCGGTACCGGCTCCACCTACCGTCCCTGTCCCGGTATTACTCTGCGGTATGCCATTCATGGATCCGCCCATGCCGGTCATGCCGGGAGTGCCGTTAACCGTTCCTCTTCCGCCAGTTCCATTCCCTGCATTCATTCCGTTAGTCATCGGTCCGCCGGTGCCGGAGGTATTGTTTTGGAGGCCGTTGCCATTGTTATAGGTACGGTTATTAGTGCCCAAAGTATTCGGCTTCCCGTTTGTTTCGTCAAGCTTTACGGCAACATAAGCGCTTGTTCCGACCACCATAACATTTGCGGTGCTTACCTCAGGCATAGCAGCCACACGGTCAGCAAGCTCCTGGCTCATCTCCATTTTGTCATAGGAATTATTATTCCGGGCCGAATTCACCTGAATCCGTCCGTCATGCGTTCCCCGGACACTGTTCGGTTGCACATCCGTGCTGTTTGCCGAATTGTTAGTTCCGCAGCCAGTAAGGCTGACCATCCCCAGGAGCAGCGCGGCTGTGACTGACGTGCTAAGCTTTGATCGCAACATGAATTCATCCTCCATCTCTTGACTGTGATGTGCAGCATAACAAGGCTTAGCATAGCCTGCAGCTGGCCGGGCTATCCTGAAAGGATTTGGCACATGCTCCGGTTCACTGTCACGCGCGGAGAAAGATTCGCGTATCCTATAGACAGTAGGGCTCCGCAAGGTGAACTCAGGAGGGGTGAGCATGAAGGTTCTATTTACGTTTTATGTACCCAGCGGCGGGGTGGAGACTCTGAACACGCTGCGGTGTGAGAGTCTGCAGCGCGAGGGCATTGAGTGCCACGTGCTGTATCTCATGCCGGGTTCCTCAAACCAAAACCAGCCGAACTACCCCGTATATATCGCTTCAGGGGATGAAGAAATCCGCATACTGCTTGAAAAAGAGCGTTTTGACGCCATTATTGTAACCTCCGATTACTTATTGATGGAACGCCTGCGCCAGCTGGGCTATGGCGGCATTCTGATATATGAATCCCAGGGGCTCGGAAGACGCAGTGATGCGAAGGATATGATTATAGATGCCGTTCCTTATCTGCGTTCCTATTGCAATGCCGTGCTGATTCCGCCTACTGAACATCTGCTGGAACTATTCATCTCGATCTGCCCCTGGCTGCACCGTTATGTCATTCCGAACATCGTCGATGTCCAGTCCTTCCGGTTCCGTCCCGGGGAACCGCCCCGTGACCCGGTTATCGCCTGGGTAGGGCGTCTGGAGACCAATAAAAACTGGAGTGAATATCTGAAGATTGCTCATCAGATCCGCCGCTGCAAACCTGACCTTCATCTCTGGATGTTCCATGATCCCGAGCTGGCCAGTGAGGAACAGAAACAGCTGTTTCATGAAGAATTGCATGCCCTGGGATTGAACGACCGGCTTGTGGTGTTCACCAATATTCCCAACCACATTATGCCCCTCTATTATTCTTCTATCGCCAGCTCCGGCGGTTTCCTGCTGTCAACGTCGATTACAGAAGGATTTGGTTATGCGGTTGCAGAAGCTGTCTGCTGTACCTGCCCTGTCCTTAGCACCGATTCCGACGGTGTCCGGTCTTTTATCGTCCATAACTATTCCGGCAAATTTTATCCGCTGGGCAATGTTGAGGCGGCTGTTGCAGAAGGTCTGGAGCTCATGAATAATCTGGAGCTGCGCAGCAGCATCCGGAGCCAGGGCAGAACGCATATGGTTTCACGTTTCGGCTCAGAGCGTTACGCCCAGTCGTTCCGCGAAATGATGAATTCCTTCGGTATTTTCTAATCCTTATCAGCAAAAAAGTCTTCAAGCCTGCCGGTTCACACAATACCGGGGTTGAAGGTTCTTTTTTTGCACGCGGCAGGCCGGGTTCAGCCTTGCTTCGAGACCATCTCAAACAGCTCAGACTGAAAAATCTGCGCGCTTCTGTCCCAAGTGAACTGTAATGAGTCACTCTCCCCTTTGCGGGCAAGACGTTCGCGCAGCGCCTTGTCACGGATTAATGAAATAATATCCTGGCCAAGCCTGTTCTCGTACCGGTAGGACATCAGACAGTTATGGCCGTGCCTGCAGTACTCCATATTGCCTCCTGAATAGACCGTAACCAGCGCTGCGCCGCAGCGCATCGCCTCAAGACCGGGCAGGGAGCCGGAATCGAAGGTGCTGGAGCTGACAAAAATGTCGCTTTCATTATAGTGATAGCTCAATTCCGTATCATTAGAAGGCGTGCGTAAATGGTAACGGTGATCATTCAGCATCATCTTTAATGCAGCCGACTCAGCATATTCACCCGGAGGTGTAATCAGATAAATTTCCACCTCGGGGTGCAGTTCCTTGACCCTGTTTAGCTGCTCCAGAAGATACTCCTGCTCCCGGTGACCCGAGAATCCGCCTTCCGGCTTACGCAGGATTGCGGATACGACAAGACTTTTGCCCGCTGCCTCGCGCATATGCATATTCGTGAAGTCAGCGTTTACGCCAACCGGCACAATTCGCCCTTTGATGCCATGGTTAAGCCGGACGATTTCCTGCTGCCAGCGTGACAGCACCATCAGATTGCGGGTAATACTATAGGAAGCAAACGACTGGTTGTTATGTGGCAGAAAGGTTGGTTCATAGCAAAGTGCAAGCCTTATATGCAGCCCCTTCCCCTGCTCGCTCGCCCTCTGGGCTACAGGTACAGTGGTATAGTAATTCGAGATGATGACATCACCACAGGGAAAATCATCCTCTGACAGTTTTTCGATCTCCCGGCCGAATTCTATCCTGCATTTCATCTCATACTCCACATTGCCTCCGCTGGGCATCAGGATCACCACTTCATGGCCGATGTCGCTCAGCCGGTTGGCTAATTCCGCCAGCATCCGCTGCGCGCCTCCCCTGGACAATGTCAGAATCGGGAATGTCAGCCTCATTGCCCTCTCTCCTTTCTCAGCAGCTTGGCGAGAACCCCGTTGTGCCTTGCCTGTACGACTTCAATCTCCCGGAATTGCGCTTCATTGTGAATGACAGATCCCATCTCCTTGTGGACACGGTAATCCAGCAGCGGCTCTCCGATATAGGACCATTCGTAGTGCGGCAGAATACGCAGCCACAGGTCGTAATCCTGGGTATACAGGAACCTCTCATTAAACAACCCTACTTTGCGGAAAATATCCATATTGAGCAGAACAGAGCTGCCGTTAACCGGACAGCCCTTCATCATGGTCTCGATCATTTCGGTCCGGCCGGTTAACAGAACACGAACCACCTCGGAGACCCGTTCCCCGTGTTCATTAATGTAGTAATAAGCCGTATGATTAAAAGAGGTGCCCGTCTGCGTGAGGGTGATCATCTGCCGCTCTATTTTATCCGGGTGAAACAGGTCATCCGCGCTTAACCAGGCAAAATAAGCTCCGCTGGCAGCCTGTATTCCCCGGTTGAGCGCCGAGGCCGTGCCGCCGTTAGTCTTACGTATATATACAATTTTGTCCATGAACGGAGTGAGCTTCTCGGTATGCAGGGTGGAACCGTCATCCACCACTATGAGCTCAATATCCGGATAAGTCTGGGCAAGCACGCTTTCCACCGCAAGATGAACATAAGGGCAATTATAAAACGGGATGACCACCGAAACCTTGGATTGCAGATTCATGCGCTCACCTCCTTCCCGAGTTCGTAGGCTAGACTGTTTTGCAGGCGAGTAAAGCATCCAGCGGCTGGTGGTCTGGCCCGAACGCTTCCCGGAAGGCCGGATTCTCGGCATGATGAAACCCTTTAAGCACCGTAACCGAATAACCCAGCCGCTCCTGTGCCTCTGATAATTCTCGCCCTGCAAATGAAAATGATCCGTTCCTTCCTGCGGAAAAAAGCCGCGCGGTGTAAACACGACTACACGGTTAGAAGCAATAATCTCAGCTTTTCTCAGAAGCTCCATTCCTTCCGCCATGGTGAAATGCTCCAGGGAATCTATCAGTGTAACCGCCGAAAAGGTTCCCGGCAGAAACAGCTTATCAATATGGCCGGCATCGGCGTGAAGCGGAATAATATGCGGTGCTTTGTATTTGCGGTGCAGCAGATAAGGTCTGTGAATGTCCAGGCCAATCACCAGAGCAGCCTCATAACGTTCAAGCAGTGTACCTGTGCCGCTGCCGATATCCAGAATGCTCTCGGAGAATTTCAACTGCTCCAGCAGAACCGGCAGGAAGTCATACACTTGAATTTCCCGGTACATAGGCTCTCCTCCCCCAAATGATATACATGTACTCATCCGCCCATAGAGGCGATAAGCTCGCGCAGCATTCCCTGATAGCGGCTGTTCGTCGCGGCGGCTTCCGCCATAATGACGTCATAATGCTTGAGTGTGCCCATTCCGCTATGCCGACGGTAGGCCGTTAAGGACTGGTTCAGCATAACCGGCGGGTAACCATTAAGAATCGCCCGGAACCACAAATCATAATCATGCGTGTAAGGCAGTGACTCATTGAATAAGCCGATAGCTCCAAACAGCTCACGCTTGAACATTACCGTACAGCCGTTGATGGGATTGCCTTGCAGGAAGCAGCGTAAAAATTCCAGCTGGTCCGGAAATACAAGTGAAGCGTTCATATCGGTCAATTGCGATTCCCCGTTAATATAATTGAAGTTCGTATACGAAATCAGGAGTCCGTTTTGTTCCATAAACTTTACCTGATTGTTGATCTTATCATGGTAGAACATATCATCTGAACTGAGCCAGGCAACATAGTCCCCCGTAGCATGGATAACCCCGTGATTCAGTGCAGAAGCTGTTCCCCCGTTGGCTTTGCCAAGGTAATGGATATGGTTCAGATACGGAGCAATCCGGTCTGCATGAACCGTAGATCCGTCATCGACTACGATGATCTCATAAGGCTGCCAGGATTGGGATAAGGCGCTTTGCAGCGCCTGTTCGATATACGGGCAATTATAAAAAGGAATAATAACCGAGACCTTCGGATAATTCATGTTCATGACAAACTTCCTCCCCTGCCGGAACGGTAATAGTCGACAATATCCTGTATGGAATGCTCAAGGCTGATTTCCGGTTTCCAGCCAAGGATAGCGGCATTCTTTTCCGGCCCGTCAGCAGCATCCGGCTCACCGGAGTCTGCCGGCTTCACCGGCTGCACTTCCGCAGTATCCGTCCCCCAGTCCATGAAGACCGGTGCCTTCGCATGAGCCAGCAGCTTCCCGGCAATATCCCCCAGACTCCGCTGAGTTCCCGAATCAATGCGGTAGACAGCTCCGGCCTTGCCCTGGCGCAGAATGTAGTCGTAGGCCCGCACGGCATCACGCACATCCAAAAAGTCCCGCAGCACATGCCTTGAAGAGAGCCTGAACGTCTGCGGCTCTGTAGTCCTTCCTGCCGCAGCTTCTTCACTGCGCACAATATGCTGCGCCAAGAGCGAACAGAAGCCGGTCGAAGGGCCGGGGCCGATCAGGTTGCAGGGCTCAGCCAGCAGCACGGGCTGTTTGAACAGCGTCCCCCAGGCCAGTGACACCAGCTCCTCCAGCGTTTTGCTGAAGCTGTACGGGTGGGGCGGCCCGTCGGCCGTTCCAGGTCTGTATTTGAGCCTGGAGCCGGCCACCAGAATCCGGCCTGCCGGCCGGGCACGCAGCGCTTCAAGCAAATACAGGGTAGCCATTACATTGGTCTCCATGTAGAGCAGCGGATCCCGCCAGGATTCCGGAACGGAATTCTTGCCCGCCAGGTGCAGCACCTCGTCCGGCGCTGCTTCTGCAATCATAGCAGCAACAGCCTTCCGGTCGCTGAGGTCGCATTCCTGCACCCTTACACCCTCCGGGAAGCCTGCGGATAAGGCGGCCGGACGGCGTACCACCGCTGTAACCTCCGCTCCTGCAGCATGGAAATAAGCTACAGCATGCCGTCCGGTAAAGCCGCCGGCTCCAGTAATCAGCAGCCTCCGCCCCTTCATGTGGACATCGCTGACTGGTTCATCCACTCCGCCAGCTCTGAGAGCATTACCGGATAGGAAGGAAGCTCGAAATGAACATCGGTTCTCGTACTAACAAGAGTACGATTCTGAACATGAACAGAATCCGGCATGATCTCGACATCCTGTTTGTGAAATGCATGCTGCATATGAAGCAGCAGCTCGTATTTGCTAAGCGGCTCGGGGTGGGCCAGATGGATCAGGCCGGACACCTCCGAATCCAGCATCTTGTCAACCGCTTTGGCCAGCTCAAGCGTGGTCACTCCATTCCACATGACCCGTTCATAACCGGAGACCAGGCCCTTCTGGGCCAAGAACCATTCCATCAGCCCGATTCCGCCGCTCCGGATTTCCGGACCGATGATAGAGGTGCGGATCGTCAGATGGCCGGGTGCTCTGACTTCACCCAGACTTTTGGTAATGGCATAGACGGAAGTGCCGTCGGGCGTATCCTCTTCCGTATAACCGCCGCGTGTTCCTTCGAACACGC encodes:
- a CDS encoding glycosyltransferase family 4 protein; its protein translation is MRLTFPILTLSRGGAQRMLAELANRLSDIGHEVVILMPSGGNVEYEMKCRIEFGREIEKLSEDDFPCGDVIISNYYTTVPVAQRASEQGKGLHIRLALCYEPTFLPHNNQSFASYSITRNLMVLSRWQQEIVRLNHGIKGRIVPVGVNADFTNMHMREAAGKSLVVSAILRKPEGGFSGHREQEYLLEQLNRVKELHPEVEIYLITPPGEYAESAALKMMLNDHRYHLRTPSNDTELSYHYNESDIFVSSSTFDSGSLPGLEAMRCGAALVTVYSGGNMEYCRHGHNCLMSYRYENRLGQDIISLIRDKALRERLARKGESDSLQFTWDRSAQIFQSELFEMVSKQG
- a CDS encoding NAD-dependent epimerase/dehydratase family protein, with protein sequence MDEPVSDVHMKGRRLLITGAGGFTGRHAVAYFHAAGAEVTAVVRRPAALSAGFPEGVRVQECDLSDRKAVAAMIAEAAPDEVLHLAGKNSVPESWRDPLLYMETNVMATLYLLEALRARPAGRILVAGSRLKYRPGTADGPPHPYSFSKTLEELVSLAWGTLFKQPVLLAEPCNLIGPGPSTGFCSLLAQHIVRSEEAAAGRTTEPQTFRLSSRHVLRDFLDVRDAVRAYDYILRQGKAGAVYRIDSGTQRSLGDIAGKLLAHAKAPVFMDWGTDTAEVQPVKPADSGEPDAADGPEKNAAILGWKPEISLEHSIQDIVDYYRSGRGGSLS
- a CDS encoding glycosyltransferase, which gives rise to MNMNYPKVSVIIPFYNCPYIEQALQSALSQSWQPYEIIVVDDGSTVHADRIAPYLNHIHYLGKANGGTASALNHGVIHATGDYVAWLSSDDMFYHDKINNQVKFMEQNGLLISYTNFNYINGESQLTDMNASLVFPDQLEFLRCFLQGNPINGCTVMFKRELFGAIGLFNESLPYTHDYDLWFRAILNGYPPVMLNQSLTAYRRHSGMGTLKHYDVIMAEAAATNSRYQGMLRELIASMGG
- a CDS encoding glycosyltransferase, with the translated sequence MYREIQVYDFLPVLLEQLKFSESILDIGSGTGTLLERYEAALVIGLDIHRPYLLHRKYKAPHIIPLHADAGHIDKLFLPGTFSAVTLIDSLEHFTMAEGMELLRKAEIIASNRVVVFTPRGFFPQEGTDHFHLQGENYQRHRSGWVIRLRCLKGFIMPRIRPSGKRSGQTTSRWMLYSPAKQSSLRTREGGERMNLQSKVSVVIPFYNCPYVHLAVESVLAQTYPDIELIVVDDGSTLHTEKLTPFMDKIVYIRKTNGGTASALNRGIQAASGAYFAWLSADDLFHPDKIERQMITLTQTGTSFNHTAYYYINEHGERVSEVVRVLLTGRTEMIETMMKGCPVNGSSVLLNMDIFRKVGLFNERFLYTQDYDLWLRILPHYEWSYIGEPLLDYRVHKEMGSVIHNEAQFREIEVVQARHNGVLAKLLRKERGQ
- a CDS encoding dTDP-4-dehydrorhamnose reductase family protein → MKLLILGGNGMAGHMLAAYFRRQGKHHVFHTTRDKSDLGGLYVDADDIAGVEKLVEMVSPHCIINALGVLNQFAERDRIGAYHVNGFLPHRLRRVADAVHARLIHISTDCVFEGTRGGYTEEDTPDGTSVYAITKSLGEVRAPGHLTIRTSIIGPEIRSGGIGLMEWFLAQKGLVSGYERVMWNGVTTLELAKAVDKMLDSEVSGLIHLAHPEPLSKYELLLHMQHAFHKQDVEIMPDSVHVQNRTLVSTRTDVHFELPSYPVMLSELAEWMNQSAMST
- a CDS encoding YhcN/YlaJ family sporulation lipoprotein, which encodes MLRSKLSTSVTAALLLGMVSLTGCGTNNSANSTDVQPNSVRGTHDGRIQVNSARNNNSYDKMEMSQELADRVAAMPEVSTANVMVVGTSAYVAVKLDETNGKPNTLGTNNRTYNNGNGLQNNTSGTGGPMTNGMNAGNGTGGRGTVNGTPGMTGMGGSMNGIPQSNTGTGTVGGAGTANPGAYPGNGGNGILSGSNYTDGTRMKRDIDDSMGTGIGTRSVAPNNSYQMNDNNDLTTDMKDRIASVVRKQNTGIRNVYVSANPDFVERADYYAQEFRAGHPLKGFAKEFGTMVERIFPTRSGY
- a CDS encoding glycosyltransferase family 4 protein; its protein translation is MKVLFTFYVPSGGVETLNTLRCESLQREGIECHVLYLMPGSSNQNQPNYPVYIASGDEEIRILLEKERFDAIIVTSDYLLMERLRQLGYGGILIYESQGLGRRSDAKDMIIDAVPYLRSYCNAVLIPPTEHLLELFISICPWLHRYVIPNIVDVQSFRFRPGEPPRDPVIAWVGRLETNKNWSEYLKIAHQIRRCKPDLHLWMFHDPELASEEQKQLFHEELHALGLNDRLVVFTNIPNHIMPLYYSSIASSGGFLLSTSITEGFGYAVAEAVCCTCPVLSTDSDGVRSFIVHNYSGKFYPLGNVEAAVAEGLELMNNLELRSSIRSQGRTHMVSRFGSERYAQSFREMMNSFGIF